One segment of Gasterosteus aculeatus chromosome 3, fGasAcu3.hap1.1, whole genome shotgun sequence DNA contains the following:
- the depdc5 gene encoding GATOR1 complex protein DEPDC5 isoform X3, giving the protein MKNNKSYKLVLHKKGFGGSEDELVVNPKVFPHVSLRDIIEIAHPSDEYSPLLLQVKSLKEDLQKETISVDQTVAQAFKLRAYQDVIVNIVEPKDVTLDLVELTFKDQYIGRGDMWRLKKSLVSTCAYVTQKVEFVGIRAQASELWVKGEKVTCGYISEDSRVVFRSTSAMVYIFIQMSCEMWDFDIYGDLYFEKAVNGFLSDLFAKWKEKNCSHEVTVVLFSRTFYNAKTIDEFPEILRGSIRQDHEGRFYEDFYRVVAQNERRDEWTSLLVTIKKLFIQYPVLVRLKEADGFPVGYNSTAAEGNYLEAINLSFNVFDKHYINRNFDRTGQMSVVITPGVGVFEVDRLLMILTKQRMIDNGIGVDLVCMGEQPLHAVPLFKLHNRTAPGDSRVGDDYNLPHWINHSFYTSKSQNSCSSFTPRIKLAGRKLHAEKSKSSKEHTLCASKESENSLPIQVDYDAYDAQVFRLPGPSRIQRSTNFRMVRDKETGVRKSWGSVDVTAGIGVSPPVRPGCPEEQCSLASDDSLGPVSNMLLIPRMPSVQYEVSSSLGYTSTRELLDKMMDSQRDSSAPGRFTVGSAESTLHIRPGGYTPQRALINPFTPSRMPMKLTSNRRRWMHTFPVGPSGEAIQIHHQTRQNMAELQGSQQRDPAHTSAELLELAYHEATGRRTASRHAGENGLCVGGGAGEFTESPGSNNSGNLNNRGSTSQDLSLGGADPTLLLSAPPTVPSFCCTVGVDWKSLTTPACLPLTTDYFPDRQALQNDYTEGCYDLLPHSDLERREDEAPVMGASQVFEEFICQRLMQGYQIIVQTSHRKAPPTVAPPLGSSPLYSRGLVSLRRAEEEETVYWLSMGRTFHKVCLKDKIITVTRYLPKYPYESAQIQYSYSLCPPHSDAHFVSCWVEFGHERLEEYKWNYLDQYICSAGSEDFSLIESLKFWRTRFLLLPAGGAKRAAVGEGHWDVYGEGAGAGMCGSGDWVLLDGFIRFLEGLNRIRRRHRSDRIIRQKGTPMKALQVTSPLPQYPTEPAGPPQGKKGTSALSALLEMEQNQKSLEEQQQPAKPSTAVSEPPSVTAAAPYVDSPRKDAAFILDFIRSPRSSYIPHSQAAEGSEVADKGVQPAVPAGAAQPAGETAAGSSSDASGHSAAGALCLSSTSTLMEILEAIKHPTTGVQLLPEQKGLPLNCFISAEVVQWLVNNVEGVATHGMAVDIMQKMLDEGVVAHASGDAMRTFVYGFYFYRIVGEKDGTHACTSVLRSADPTSQLPPTAAGGWSAAALEDFALFQRKWFEVAFVLEERRPCDLPAFLLPWLPSRPASYASRHSSFSRSFGGRSQAAALLAATVPEQKTATLDVNNRRDRTEWCSCYYHGNFSLNSAFEIKLHWMAVTAAVLFEMVQGWHRKAASCGFLLVPVLEVPFALTSYLYGDPLRAQLFIPLNVASLLKNAGDNLFEGFEPETYWDRMQLFQEAILYRFGFVHDKFSASAFNFPSENKPQYIHVTGTVFLQLPYSKRKYSSGQQRRRRNSTTSNSQGPYGGEERVGYYWAYNTMLTKVWRTGALGDERLADRLLRDFTDFCANKDNRLLHLWDSCQEKMNASAP; this is encoded by the exons ATGAAGAACAACAAGTCATACAAGCTTGTGCTGCACAAGAAGGGTTTTGGAGGAAGCG AGGATGAGTTGGTTGTCAACCCAAAAGTTTTCCCTCATGTCAGTCTGAGGGATATCATCGAGATCGCACACCCTTCAGATGAATACAG tcctctgctgctgcaagtGAAGAGCCTCAAAGAGGACCTCCAGAAAG AGACAATCAGTGTGGACCAGACTGTGGCACAAGCCTTCAAGCTGCGTGCCTACCAGGATGTCATTGTCAACATTGTTGAGCCAAAG GATGTGACTCTGGACCTGGTGGAGCTGACATTTAAGGACCAGTACATCGGCAGAGGAGACATGTGGAGACTGAAGAAGAGTCTG GTGAGCACGTGTGCTTATGTGACGCAGAAAGTGGAGTTTGTGGGAATAAG AGCCCAGGCCAGTGAGCTGTGGGTGAAGGGAGAGAAGGTGACCTGTGGGTACATCAGTGAAGACTCCCGG GTGGTGTTTAGATCCACGTCTGCAATGGTGTACATCTTCATCCAGATGAGTTGTGAGATGTGGGACTTTGACATCTATG gtGATCTCTACTTCGAGAAGGCTGTAAATGGTTTCCTGTCGGACCTTTTCGCCAAGTGGAAG GAGAAGAACTGCAGTCATGAGGTGACAGTTGTACTTTTCTCCCGTACATTCTACAACGCCAAAACTATTG ATGAATTCCCTGAGATTCTGAGAGGGTCCATCAGACAGGACCACGAGGGACGTTTTTATGAAGACTTTTACAG AGTGGTGGCTCAGAATGAGAGACGGGACGAGTGGACGTCCCTGCTGGTCACGATCAAGAAGCTCTTCATTCAGTACCCTGTCCTGGTGCGGCTCAAAGAAGCAG ATGGTTTTCCTGTTGGTTACAACTCAACTGCTGCTGAAGGAAACTACTTGGAGGCCATTAACCTTTCCTTCAATG TGTTCGACAAGCACTACATCAACCGTAACTTTGACCGCACCGGCCAGATGTCAGTGGTCATCACACCTGGAGTGGGAGTGTTTGAAGTCGACCGGCTGCTCATGATTCTCACCAAACAGCGTATGATTGACAACG GTATTGGGGTCGACTTGGTGTGCATGGGGGAGCAGCCGTTGCATGCAGTACCCTTATTCAAG CTGCACAACAGGACGGCACCTGGAGACTCCCGTGTAGGAGACGACTATAACCTTCCTCACTGGATCAACCACAG cttcTACACCTCAAAGAGTCAGAACTCTTGCAGCTCCTTCACCCCTCGAATCAAACTGGCTGGCCGCAAG CTTCATGCTGAGAAATCCAAGAGCAGCAAGGAACACA CTCTCTGTGCGTCTAAGGAATCTGAAAACAGCCTGCCCATTCAGGTGGACTACGACGCTTATGACGCTCAGGTGTTCAGACTACCTGGTCCCTCACGGATTCAGAGGAGCACCAACTTCAG GATGGTTCGAGACAAAGAGACGGGTGTGAGGAAGAGCTGGGGCTCGGTGGATGTCACCGCGGGCATCGGCGTGTCCCCTCCCGTTCGCCCCGGGTGTCCGGAGGAGCAGTGCAGCCTGGCCTCTGATGACAGTCTGGGCCCTGTGTCCAACATGCTCCTCATACCCCGCATGCCTTCTGTCCAGTATGAAGTCAGCAGCTCCCTGGGATACACCAGCACCAGAG AGCTGTTGGACAAGATGATGGACTCTCAGCGGGACTCTAGTGCCCCGGGCAGGTTCACAGTGGGAAGCGCCGAGTCCACTTTACACATCCGTCCTGGAGGTTACACCCCTCAGAGAGCACTCATAAACCCCTTCACCCCATCACGAATGCCCATGAAGCTCACCTCCAACCGGCGGCGGTGGATGCACACCTTCCCTGTCG GTCCTTCTGGAGAAGCGATCCAGATCCACCACCAGACCAGACAGAACATGGCGGAGCTGCAGGGCAGCCAGCAGAGGGATCCCGCCCACACCTCGGCGGAGCTGCTGGAACTGGCCTATCACGAGGCCACTGGGAG GCGAACAGCGTCCCGGCACGCAGGGGAGAATGGCCTGTGCGTTGGTGGAGGAGCGGGGGAGTTTACTGAGAGTCCAGGGAGCAACAACAGTG GAAATCTCAACAACCGCGGCTCCACATCTCAGGACCTGTCCCTCGGTGGTGCCGATCCAA ccctgctgctgtctgcaccCCCCACAGTGCCCAGCTTCTGCTGCACAGTGGGGGTGGACTGGAAGTCTCTGACCACGCCGGCCTGCCTGCCTCTCACCACCGACTACTTCCCCGACCGCCAGGCGCTGCAGAACGACTACACCGAAGGCTGCTATGACCTGCTGCCGCACAGCGACCTGGAAAG GCGGGAGGACGAAGCCCCCGTGATGGGTGCGTCGCAGGTGTTTGAGGAGTTCATCTGTCAGCGCTTGATGCAGGGCTACCAGATCATTGTCCAAACCAGCCACAGGAAAGCGCCGCCCACTGTGGCCCCGCCGCTCGGCAGCAGTCCGCTTTACTCCCGAG GTTTGGTGTCCCTGCGTcgcgcggaggaggaggagacggtctACTGGCTCAGTATGGGCCGCACTTTCCATAAAGTTTGCCTCAAAGACAAGATCATCACTGTCACTCGCTACCTGCCCAA GTACCCGTACGAGTCGGCACAGATCCAGTACAGCTACAGCCTCTGCCCGCCGCACTCTGATGCGCACTTTGTGTCCTGCTGGGTGGAGTTTGGCCACGAGAGGCTGGAGGAGTACAAGTGGAACTACCTGGACCAGTACATCTGTTCTGCTGGCTCGGAGGACTTCAG TCTGATCGAGTCGCTGAAGTTCTGGAGGACtcgcttcctcctgctgccggcCGGAGGGGCCAAGCGGGCGGCGGTTGGGGAGGGGCACTGGGATGTTTATGGGGAGGGAGCAGGTGCCGGGATGTGTGGCAGTGGGGACTGGGTCCTCCTCGATGGCTTCATCCGTTTCCTGGAGGGTCTGAACCGCATTCGGAGACGCCATCGCTCCGACCGGATCATCCGA CAGAAGGGCACACCTATGAAAGCACTGCAGGTCACTAGTCCTCTTCCCCAGTACCCCACTGAGCCTGCGGGGCCCCCACAAGGCAAAAAAGGCACCTCGGCTTTATCGGCCCTGCTGGAGATGGAGCAGAACCAGAA GtctctggaggagcagcagcagccggcgaAGCCGTCCACGGCCGTCAGTGAGCCCCCAAGCGTTACCGCAGCGGCGCCATATGTGGACAGCCCCCGCAAG GACGCTGCCTTTATTTTGGATTTTATACGTAGCCCTCGCTCTTCCTACATCCCTCACTCTCAG GCGGCTGAAGGCAGCGAGGTGGCAGATAAAGGAGTCCAGCCAGCAGTCCCAGCGGGAGCAGCGCAGCCTGCAGGAGAGACGGCAGCCGGCAGCTCCTCAGACGCCAG TGGGCACTCAGCCGCAGGAGCCCTGTGtctgtcctccacctccaccctcatGGAGATCCTGGAGGCCATCAAACATCCCAC GACCGGTGTGCAGCTGCTGCCAGAGCAGAAAGGACTTCCACTCAACTGCTTCATTAGCGCAGAGGTCGTTCAATGGCTGGTCAACAATGTGGAGGGCGTGGCCACACATGGGATGGCGGTGGATATCATGCAG aAGATGCTGGATGAAGGTGTGGTGGCCCACGCTTCTGGAGATGCCATGCGCACCTTTGTCTACGGCTTCTACTTCTACAGGATTGTGGGAGAGAAGGATGGTACTCATGCTTGTACTT ctgtcctccgctctgcagaccCGACCTCCCAGCTCCCCCCCACCGCGGCTGGAGGCTGGTCTGCTGCGGCCCTGGAGGACTTTGCTCTGTTCCAGCGGAAGTGGTTCGAGGTGGCCTTTGTGCTGGAGGAGCGGCGACCCTGCGACCTCCCGGCCTTCCTCCTGCCCTGGCTGCCCAGCCGGCCGGCCTCCTACGCAAGTAGGCACAGCTCCTTCAGCCGCAGCTTTGGAGGACGCAGCCAGGCCGCCGCACTGCTAG CTGCCACGGTGCCGGAGCAGAAGACGGCCACTCTGGACGTTAACAACCGCAGGGACCGGACTGAATGGTGCAGCTGTTACTACCACGGGAACTTCTCGCTCAACTCAGCCTTTGAGATCAAGCTGCACTGGATGGCCGTCACTGCTGCAGTACTCTTTGAGATG GTCCAAGGGTGGCACAGGAAGGCAGCGTCCTGCGGCTTCCTGCTGGTCCCCGTGCTGGAGGTTCCTTTCGCGCTGACGTCGTACCTGTACGGAGATCCGCTGAGAGCGCAGCTCTTCATCCCCCTCAACGTCGCCAGTCTGCTGAAGAATGCCGGGGACAACCTGTTCGAAG GCTTTGAACCGGAGACGTACTGGGACAGGATGCAGCTCTTCCAGGAGGCCATACTCTACAG
- the depdc5 gene encoding GATOR1 complex protein DEPDC5 isoform X25, whose amino-acid sequence MKNNKSYKLVLHKKGFGGSEDELVVNPKVFPHVSLRDIIEIAHPSDEYSPLLLQVKSLKEDLQKETISVDQTVAQAFKLRAYQDVIVNIVEPKDVTLDLVELTFKDQYIGRGDMWRLKKSLVSTCAYVTQKVEFVGIRAQASELWVKGEKVTCGYISEDSRVVFRSTSAMVYIFIQMSCEMWDFDIYGDLYFEKAVNGFLSDLFAKWKEKNCSHEVTVVLFSRTFYNAKTIDEFPEILRGSIRQDHEGRFYEDFYRVVAQNERRDEWTSLLVTIKKLFIQYPVLVRLKEADGFPVGYNSTAAEGNYLEAINLSFNVFDKHYINRNFDRTGQMSVVITPGVGVFEVDRLLMILTKQRMIDNGIGVDLVCMGEQPLHAVPLFKLHNRTAPGDSRVGDDYNLPHWINHSFYTSKSQNSCSSFTPRIKLAGRKLHAEKSKSSKEHTLCASKESENSLPIQVDYDAYDAQVFRLPGPSRIQRSTNFRMVRDKETGVRKSWGSVDVTAGIGVSPPVRPGCPEEQCSLASDDSLGPVSNMLLIPRMPSVQYEVSSSLGYTSTRELLDKMMDSQRDSSAPGRFTVGSAESTLHIRPGGYTPQRALINPFTPSRMPMKLTSNRRRWMHTFPVGPSGEAIQIHHQTRQNMAELQGSQQRDPAHTSAELLELAYHEATGRRTASRHAGENGLCVGGGAGEFTESPGSNNSGNLNNRGSTSQDLSLGGADPSAPEALLLSAPPTVPSFCCTVGVDWKSLTTPACLPLTTDYFPDRQALQNDYTEGCYDLLPHSDLERREDEAPVMGASQVFEEFICQRLMQGYQIIVQTSHRKAPPTVAPPLGSSPLYSRGLVSLRRAEEEETVYWLSMGRTFHKVCLKDKIITVTRYLPKYPYESAQIQYSYSLCPPHSDAHFVSCWVEFGHERLEEYKWNYLDQYICSAGSEDFSLIESLKFWRTRFLLLPAGGAKRAAVGEGHWDVYGEGAGAGMCGSGDWVLLDGFIRFLEGLNRIRRRHRSDRIIRQKGTPMKALQVTSPLPQYPTEPAGPPQGKKGTSALSALLEMEQNQKSLEEQQQPAKPSTAVSEPPSVTAAAPYVDSPRKAAEGSEVADKGVQPAVPAGAAQPAGETAAGSSSDASGHSAAGALCLSSTSTLMEILEAIKHPTTGVQLLPEQKGLPLNCFISAEVVQWLVNNVEGVATHGMAVDIMQKMLDEGVVAHASGDAMRTFVYGFYFYRIVGEKDDPTSQLPPTAAGGWSAAALEDFALFQRKWFEVAFVLEERRPCDLPAFLLPWLPSRPASYASRHSSFSRSFGGRSQAAALLAATVPEQKTATLDVNNRRDRTEWCSCYYHGNFSLNSAFEIKLHWMAVTAAVLFEMVQGWHRKAASCGFLLVPVLEVPFALTSYLYGDPLRAQLFIPLNVASLLKNAGDNLFEGFEPETYWDRMQLFQEAILYRFGFVHDKFSASAFNFPSENKPQYIHVTGTVFLQLPYSKRKYSSGQQRRRRNSTTSNSQGPYGGEERVGYYWAYNTMLTKVWRTGALGDERLADRLLRDFTDFCANKDNRLLHLWDSCQEKMNASAP is encoded by the exons ATGAAGAACAACAAGTCATACAAGCTTGTGCTGCACAAGAAGGGTTTTGGAGGAAGCG AGGATGAGTTGGTTGTCAACCCAAAAGTTTTCCCTCATGTCAGTCTGAGGGATATCATCGAGATCGCACACCCTTCAGATGAATACAG tcctctgctgctgcaagtGAAGAGCCTCAAAGAGGACCTCCAGAAAG AGACAATCAGTGTGGACCAGACTGTGGCACAAGCCTTCAAGCTGCGTGCCTACCAGGATGTCATTGTCAACATTGTTGAGCCAAAG GATGTGACTCTGGACCTGGTGGAGCTGACATTTAAGGACCAGTACATCGGCAGAGGAGACATGTGGAGACTGAAGAAGAGTCTG GTGAGCACGTGTGCTTATGTGACGCAGAAAGTGGAGTTTGTGGGAATAAG AGCCCAGGCCAGTGAGCTGTGGGTGAAGGGAGAGAAGGTGACCTGTGGGTACATCAGTGAAGACTCCCGG GTGGTGTTTAGATCCACGTCTGCAATGGTGTACATCTTCATCCAGATGAGTTGTGAGATGTGGGACTTTGACATCTATG gtGATCTCTACTTCGAGAAGGCTGTAAATGGTTTCCTGTCGGACCTTTTCGCCAAGTGGAAG GAGAAGAACTGCAGTCATGAGGTGACAGTTGTACTTTTCTCCCGTACATTCTACAACGCCAAAACTATTG ATGAATTCCCTGAGATTCTGAGAGGGTCCATCAGACAGGACCACGAGGGACGTTTTTATGAAGACTTTTACAG AGTGGTGGCTCAGAATGAGAGACGGGACGAGTGGACGTCCCTGCTGGTCACGATCAAGAAGCTCTTCATTCAGTACCCTGTCCTGGTGCGGCTCAAAGAAGCAG ATGGTTTTCCTGTTGGTTACAACTCAACTGCTGCTGAAGGAAACTACTTGGAGGCCATTAACCTTTCCTTCAATG TGTTCGACAAGCACTACATCAACCGTAACTTTGACCGCACCGGCCAGATGTCAGTGGTCATCACACCTGGAGTGGGAGTGTTTGAAGTCGACCGGCTGCTCATGATTCTCACCAAACAGCGTATGATTGACAACG GTATTGGGGTCGACTTGGTGTGCATGGGGGAGCAGCCGTTGCATGCAGTACCCTTATTCAAG CTGCACAACAGGACGGCACCTGGAGACTCCCGTGTAGGAGACGACTATAACCTTCCTCACTGGATCAACCACAG cttcTACACCTCAAAGAGTCAGAACTCTTGCAGCTCCTTCACCCCTCGAATCAAACTGGCTGGCCGCAAG CTTCATGCTGAGAAATCCAAGAGCAGCAAGGAACACA CTCTCTGTGCGTCTAAGGAATCTGAAAACAGCCTGCCCATTCAGGTGGACTACGACGCTTATGACGCTCAGGTGTTCAGACTACCTGGTCCCTCACGGATTCAGAGGAGCACCAACTTCAG GATGGTTCGAGACAAAGAGACGGGTGTGAGGAAGAGCTGGGGCTCGGTGGATGTCACCGCGGGCATCGGCGTGTCCCCTCCCGTTCGCCCCGGGTGTCCGGAGGAGCAGTGCAGCCTGGCCTCTGATGACAGTCTGGGCCCTGTGTCCAACATGCTCCTCATACCCCGCATGCCTTCTGTCCAGTATGAAGTCAGCAGCTCCCTGGGATACACCAGCACCAGAG AGCTGTTGGACAAGATGATGGACTCTCAGCGGGACTCTAGTGCCCCGGGCAGGTTCACAGTGGGAAGCGCCGAGTCCACTTTACACATCCGTCCTGGAGGTTACACCCCTCAGAGAGCACTCATAAACCCCTTCACCCCATCACGAATGCCCATGAAGCTCACCTCCAACCGGCGGCGGTGGATGCACACCTTCCCTGTCG GTCCTTCTGGAGAAGCGATCCAGATCCACCACCAGACCAGACAGAACATGGCGGAGCTGCAGGGCAGCCAGCAGAGGGATCCCGCCCACACCTCGGCGGAGCTGCTGGAACTGGCCTATCACGAGGCCACTGGGAG GCGAACAGCGTCCCGGCACGCAGGGGAGAATGGCCTGTGCGTTGGTGGAGGAGCGGGGGAGTTTACTGAGAGTCCAGGGAGCAACAACAGTG GAAATCTCAACAACCGCGGCTCCACATCTCAGGACCTGTCCCTCGGTGGTGCCGATCCAAGTG CTCCTGAAgccctgctgctgtctgcaccCCCCACAGTGCCCAGCTTCTGCTGCACAGTGGGGGTGGACTGGAAGTCTCTGACCACGCCGGCCTGCCTGCCTCTCACCACCGACTACTTCCCCGACCGCCAGGCGCTGCAGAACGACTACACCGAAGGCTGCTATGACCTGCTGCCGCACAGCGACCTGGAAAG GCGGGAGGACGAAGCCCCCGTGATGGGTGCGTCGCAGGTGTTTGAGGAGTTCATCTGTCAGCGCTTGATGCAGGGCTACCAGATCATTGTCCAAACCAGCCACAGGAAAGCGCCGCCCACTGTGGCCCCGCCGCTCGGCAGCAGTCCGCTTTACTCCCGAG GTTTGGTGTCCCTGCGTcgcgcggaggaggaggagacggtctACTGGCTCAGTATGGGCCGCACTTTCCATAAAGTTTGCCTCAAAGACAAGATCATCACTGTCACTCGCTACCTGCCCAA GTACCCGTACGAGTCGGCACAGATCCAGTACAGCTACAGCCTCTGCCCGCCGCACTCTGATGCGCACTTTGTGTCCTGCTGGGTGGAGTTTGGCCACGAGAGGCTGGAGGAGTACAAGTGGAACTACCTGGACCAGTACATCTGTTCTGCTGGCTCGGAGGACTTCAG TCTGATCGAGTCGCTGAAGTTCTGGAGGACtcgcttcctcctgctgccggcCGGAGGGGCCAAGCGGGCGGCGGTTGGGGAGGGGCACTGGGATGTTTATGGGGAGGGAGCAGGTGCCGGGATGTGTGGCAGTGGGGACTGGGTCCTCCTCGATGGCTTCATCCGTTTCCTGGAGGGTCTGAACCGCATTCGGAGACGCCATCGCTCCGACCGGATCATCCGA CAGAAGGGCACACCTATGAAAGCACTGCAGGTCACTAGTCCTCTTCCCCAGTACCCCACTGAGCCTGCGGGGCCCCCACAAGGCAAAAAAGGCACCTCGGCTTTATCGGCCCTGCTGGAGATGGAGCAGAACCAGAA GtctctggaggagcagcagcagccggcgaAGCCGTCCACGGCCGTCAGTGAGCCCCCAAGCGTTACCGCAGCGGCGCCATATGTGGACAGCCCCCGCAAG GCGGCTGAAGGCAGCGAGGTGGCAGATAAAGGAGTCCAGCCAGCAGTCCCAGCGGGAGCAGCGCAGCCTGCAGGAGAGACGGCAGCCGGCAGCTCCTCAGACGCCAG TGGGCACTCAGCCGCAGGAGCCCTGTGtctgtcctccacctccaccctcatGGAGATCCTGGAGGCCATCAAACATCCCAC GACCGGTGTGCAGCTGCTGCCAGAGCAGAAAGGACTTCCACTCAACTGCTTCATTAGCGCAGAGGTCGTTCAATGGCTGGTCAACAATGTGGAGGGCGTGGCCACACATGGGATGGCGGTGGATATCATGCAG aAGATGCTGGATGAAGGTGTGGTGGCCCACGCTTCTGGAGATGCCATGCGCACCTTTGTCTACGGCTTCTACTTCTACAGGATTGTGGGAGAGAAGGATG accCGACCTCCCAGCTCCCCCCCACCGCGGCTGGAGGCTGGTCTGCTGCGGCCCTGGAGGACTTTGCTCTGTTCCAGCGGAAGTGGTTCGAGGTGGCCTTTGTGCTGGAGGAGCGGCGACCCTGCGACCTCCCGGCCTTCCTCCTGCCCTGGCTGCCCAGCCGGCCGGCCTCCTACGCAAGTAGGCACAGCTCCTTCAGCCGCAGCTTTGGAGGACGCAGCCAGGCCGCCGCACTGCTAG CTGCCACGGTGCCGGAGCAGAAGACGGCCACTCTGGACGTTAACAACCGCAGGGACCGGACTGAATGGTGCAGCTGTTACTACCACGGGAACTTCTCGCTCAACTCAGCCTTTGAGATCAAGCTGCACTGGATGGCCGTCACTGCTGCAGTACTCTTTGAGATG GTCCAAGGGTGGCACAGGAAGGCAGCGTCCTGCGGCTTCCTGCTGGTCCCCGTGCTGGAGGTTCCTTTCGCGCTGACGTCGTACCTGTACGGAGATCCGCTGAGAGCGCAGCTCTTCATCCCCCTCAACGTCGCCAGTCTGCTGAAGAATGCCGGGGACAACCTGTTCGAAG GCTTTGAACCGGAGACGTACTGGGACAGGATGCAGCTCTTCCAGGAGGCCATACTCTACAG